One Maniola hyperantus chromosome Z, iAphHyp1.2, whole genome shotgun sequence DNA window includes the following coding sequences:
- the LOC117995497 gene encoding autophagy-related protein 13 homolog, whose product MKTYIMACATPDMQDRVKLYKFTKILTLKVAQIVVQSRQGKKIGHDINKGSEEGPPASLHTLQWFNLSIPDVPEVNSDTKRVLNGEVLEALSNVLCIEIVLRTNDGDEMVLEEWTVRLTPSNSCDITSVSNIYYRMSIMLKSTLSISRITPAYKLSRLQHRESYQISYKIYGGQPNLEFLGENSKSIKVSELHTPIGTIQIEVAYRTKMNILPEDHKPMEKNVLQTSNNIMIKSDHFPKESPRKKLNEKKALDLSKPLTAGAFVDCIKMQELHDTLSEQIPPEPPMMWLLAEKDKLEKKMQRLSMGESSEATTSEQACCSSAPSRAIDVPQSRDKHDSLMEFPFADGSPIAELANFYRECMQARSAASGDSWASAAAPVDRATVAAQLRKCEEAVPEFDSLVAALCGDTDDR is encoded by the exons ATGAAAACGTATATAATGGCCTGCGCTACTCCGGATATGCAGGATAGGGTGAAATTGTATAAGTTTACGAAGATTCTGACTTTAAAAGTGGCCCAGATTGTAGTGCAAAGTAGGCAGGGGAAGAAAATTGGCCACGATATTAATAAAGGGAGCGAGGAAGGCCCGCCGGCATCTCTGCACACTCTGCAGTGG TTCAACCTATCAATACCTGACGTACCAGAAGTGAACAGTGATACTAAACGAGTGCTCAATGGAGAGGTGCTGGAAGCGCTTAGCAACGTACTGTGCATCGAGATAGTTCTCCGAACGAACGACGGCGATGAGATGGTCCTAGAAGAGTGGACAGTCAGGCTCACCCCGAGCAACTCTTGTGATATCACCTCTGTCTCAAACATTTACTACAGAATGAGCATCATGCTCAAGTCTACGCTGAGCATATCTAGGATAACACCAGCATATAAGCTGTCGAGATTACAACACAGAGAGTCATATCAAATATCCTATAAAATTTATGGAGGACAACCTAACCTAGAATTTTTAG GGGAGAATTCTAAATCTATAAAAGTGAGTGAGCTCCACACTCCAATAGGGACTATTCAGATTGAAGTGGCGTACCGGACGAAAATGAACATACTACCAGAAGACCACAAGCCAATGGAGAAGAATGTGCTGCAGACTAGcaacaatattatgataaagAGTGATCATTTCCCCAAAGAGAGTCCAAG GAAAAAGCTGAACGAAAAGAAGGCATTGGATTTATCGAAGCCATTAACTGCGGGAGCTTTTGTGGACTGCATCAAAATGCAGGAGCTCCACGACACGCTGAGCGAGCAGATACCGCCCGAGCCGCCCATGATGTGGCTGCTTGCCGAGAAGGACAAGCTGGAAAAG AAAATGCAGCGGTTGTCGATGGGAGAGTCGAGCGAGGCAACCACGAGCGAGCAAGCGTGTTGTTCTTCCGCCCCCAGCCGAGCCATAGACGTGCCACAGTCCAGAGACAAACACGACAGTCTGATG GAGTTCCCGTTTGCGGACGGCAGCCCGATCGCCGAGCTCGCCAACTTCTACCGCGAGTGTATGCAAGCGCGGTCCGCCGCCAGCGGCGACAGCTGGGCGAGCGCCGCCGCGCCCGTGGACCGCGCCACAGTCGCCGCGCAGTTGCGCAAGTGCGAGGAGGCGGTGCCCGAGTTCGACAGCCTGGTCGCGGCGCTGTGCGGCGACACGGACGACCGCTGA
- the Ubc7 gene encoding ubiquitin-conjugating enzyme E2 G2 — translation MMAGSALRRLMAEYKQLTLNPPEGIIAGPINEENFFEWEALIAGPEGTCFEGGIFPAKLLFPPDYPLSPPKMQFICEMFHPNIYADGRVCISILHAPGDDPTGYESSAERWSPVQSVEKILLSVVSMLAEPNDESGANVDAAKMWREDREQFNKVAERLVRKTLGLPLPE, via the exons ATGATGGCTGGATCGGCATTAAGAAGGCTAATGGCCGAATACAAAC AACTAACACTTAACCCGCCGGAAGGGATAATAGCAGGACCAATTAATGAAGAAAACTTTTTCGAGTGGGAGGCTCTAATAGC GGGTCCAGAAGGCACATGTTTTGAAGGTGGCATATTTCCAGCAAAGCTTCTGTTCCCGCCAGACTACCCCCTGAGTCCACCAAAGATGCAGTTCATTTGTGAAATGTTTCATCCCAACA TATACGCTGACGGCAGAGTATGCATCTCGATCCTTCACGCGCCGGGCGACGACCCCACCGGGTACGAGAGCAGTGCAGAACGGTGGTCTCCGGTCCAGAGCGTGGAGAAGATTTTACTATCTGTCGTCAGCATGTTAGCAG AGCCAAATGACGAAAGCGGGGCGAATGTAGACGCAGCAAAAATGTGGCGGGAAGATCGAGAGCAGTTCAATAAAGTTGCAGAGCGATTAGTACGAAAGACCCTTGGCTTACCGCTGCCCGAATAA